The stretch of DNA TTAATTTTAGTATTTTTTGGGGTAATATTTTTTTGAGTTGTCATGATTGACATAACAACCAGGCAAATAATTGATATTTATATTTTTCTGAAGTTAATAATTGATTTAAGTTTGAGGAACTATTTTTCTGTCTCCACAATTGTTAGGATTGACAGCAGCTTTAATTGAATAATCATAATTTAATTCGGGATGAAAATAAGTAGAATATAAAAAAGTATGTTGAATTGCTGCAAAAGGAACTTGCGACGGATCGATTAGTCCTGGTTTGCCAATCAGACAAATGCGATCGTTTGGTTGAATTTGATTAAGAAGTTCTGGTTTTACTCCTATCTGAATTTGTTGTTTTAAATTAAAGAATTGTGGTTTGGCATAAAAGTTCCCTACTTTAATTAATACTATGGTTAAAAATGCAGTATAAATTAAGCCTAAATATTTAGTTTTTAGCCACTTAATTTGAGCAGATTTTTTTTCATAAAGAGAAATTAAATATAAATTAATCGATACTAAAGAAATCATCCAAAACATGAAGTAACGCAATTCATGGGATTGAGGAAAATTTGCAGGGATAAAAGACATTACTACCACAAAAATTATTGCGATAGTAGTTTCGCGAATGAGACTTTTTTCTGAAGTGGTTTGATTTAACTTTTCGTGCAAAAATAAAAATAGCAGTAGAATTAAGTTAAAAACTACATAAGCTCCAAAAAAACCTCCTCCTCGATCCATATATCTGTTATCTCCTCCATTCCATTGATCTGCTGACCACCAAGGTGGTGTATTAATTTCTAAGACGGAATTTAGCCATTTTTGTGGACGAGAACCTTCTTGATAGGTAGCTGGAGTTAATTGATGATTGAGAACAATACCTGCAACTTGAACTTTAATTGGATAAAAAGGATTACCATAAAAAGCAATATTTTTAATTGGTGTAGCGAAAATCAATAGAGAAGCAATTAAACTAATCGGAATTGCTTTAATTAACCATTGCTGAAAGTTTGGTGTTAGTTTGAAGTGTAGCCAGACAATTCTTAAGCTTGTAAAAAAAAGAATAAAAAAAGTTAGGATTTGTAGTTGTGGTTTGGTATTTACCGCAGCAGCAGCAGCAAGAAAAATGATGAGTAAATCTTTTTTAGTTGGTAATTGTTGTCTTTGGTAAAGCAAGTAAGTCATCATCAAGACGATCGAAGCAGCAACGTTTCCTGGCAAGTCGACAAAACAACTGGTAATATGAGTGATAACGGCTGGAATTGCTAGTAATGCGATCGCTCCTAAGTAAAGCGGAACTCGACAATAAGCTTTGAGAAAATAAAGATACAGAGTTAAACTACCAAAGCAAACTAAGTTAGCACTTTGTACTCGTTTGGTAAGCCACCACAAAAATCCCTGAAAAAAATTTGCTAGTAAGGGAAAGCCTTCAAAACGATATTCAAGATTATCCTCTGCCAGATACATTTCTGGTGGTACTATTCCCCAAATTCTGGCTGCAAATGGAAGCTGATACCACCAAGTATCATAGTTGGTATCGATATCAATAATGGCTTTGAGAAAGATCGAACTAAAAATAATTAGTGCTACTAACTGTAGCAACGTTTCAACGCCAAGAGTTTTTTTGACTAAGTTCATTTTTTTTGAAATAGAATCGGTCTAAGCCAAAACTAAACCAACAACCCAAAGCAATAATAATAACTGCAAATACACCCAAAATTCTCTGCACAACAGCAAAATTACTGGCGACTAAAGCAGGAACTCCTAATAATTCTAATCCTCCAATCCAACTCCATTCCATAAAACCTAAATTGGCAGGAGTAATACTAATAATCATTGCAGTTTGCACTAAATTAATTGTAAACGCGATCGCCCAAAAACTAATCGCAAATTTTCCTGCTAGTACCACGAAGAAACTACGTAACATCCAATTGAAGTGTCTAATGACTGAAATCCAAAATACTTTGAGAGTAAATCTAGTTGATAAGATTGGAATTTCTTCGGTTGATAAATCTAGCTCTATTTCAGGTTTTTTCGCAGCTTTATGTTTGAGGCGTTTATACCATTTAAATAATAAAATTGCTAAAGGTTTATGCCAATTTAAAATGATGATATGAGTTCCCAGTAAAATACCTAGGGACAAAAAGATTGCTAGAGATAAAGATACTTTGTTTAAGAACAGTAGTAAGGTTGGTGGTAAGAGTAAAATTGGAATTAATAAATTAAAAAACTGGTCATAAAGCAGAGAAAAAAAGCCTTGGGATAAAGTTCCAACTTTATGTAGTTTAATTGCCAAACCTTGCACAACAGTTAAACCAATTTGATAAGGCACAAACTGAGCAATCAGGTTAGCAAAAACAATATAATACAAATAAAATTTTTGTGGAGTATGATGATTTGTCGTTAATTTTTGAGCAATAATTTGCCATTTGTAGGAAGTAAACCATAAATGAACAAAAGTTGTAATGACGACTAAAGCAACATAAACAGGATTGAGATTTTGTAAGTTATTGACAATCTGATCTATTTCAAGTGGGGTTAGTTTTATGAGTAACCAAACTAGAAAGATACCAAGACTAGAAGATAAAATTGCATAAACTAAATTTTTAGTAGAGATCATTTTTTAAATAGTTTAATTAAATTAAATTTCATCATAGCCCCATTGTTTAACTAAATCTACGCCCAGTAATTCAGAAATTCTAATTACTTCAGGTTGAAATTTTTTCATGAGTTGAATTTTAATTTCTTTAGGCATAAAAGATTTGGGAGCTTCACTCCAAAAAAATCTTTCGACAATTTTGTCTCGGACAAATTCATTAAACTCTTGAGAGAATATATTTTTAGTAATATTTTTAATTATTTGATTATTAGCTAAATTATTTAAAGCTTTAAATTTTACTTCTTTATTAACATTAATTGCTTCGTATTGAGGTGAAAAATTAGGATTGACTTGCAAAAATTTTAAAATTTCTTGATAGGTTTGTTCGTTGTTGTTTTTAAAATCTTCAAATAGGATAACTTTGATTTGAGATGAATTAAAAATATCGTAGTAACGTTTAACTTGTTCGTAATATTTAATCCGCTCTGAATAATACAAATAGGAAGGAGAAGTTACTCGTGGACTAAGCATTTTGCCAGACTTTCTAACTGATTCTAATGTCAAAGCCTTGATAAAATTTTCTTCATTTTCTTCTGTAAATTTAACATAATGACTGTGTAAAGAATAAAGAAAAGTAGCTGGTTCTCTTAAAATAATAATTATCTTTGCTTCAGGATTAAATTCATAAATTTTTTGGGCTGCAACTTGGGAATATAAATATTGGGTTGAAGACTCACCAGCAATTTTTTCGTTTTTTATTTTAGTAAATAGTTTTAAATAATCTTTTTCTTCTCTAAAATCAAAAAATAACTGAGTCTGATGATAGCGATCGCTTTCTTGATGAAAATCATCACAAAAAAAATGTGGCTCTTTGATACTAGCCATATAAATTTCTGGATGTTGCCCTAGAAACTGATGTAAAGCTGTTGTTCCAGATTTTGGTTGTCCGACAATAAAAAGATTAGGCTTTTTCATTTAATTTTCTTTTTTTAATAATATAAAATCCTAAAATGAACGCTACAAATTAATACTTTTATTTCCTTAACTTTTTATCTGTAGCAAATTTTAAAGTATTTCATCTAAGCATGATTTAATATGGTCAAGTTTACTTGTCAATTAATTCTTACTAAATAGCAAATTACTGTGCTTTTCAGGTGAATAGACTAAAAGATTAATTTAACTAAACCAAACTGTTCTGGTATTCCCTATTCTGTCAAAGCATTAACATAGTCTACCCAATTAAAAACTGATGTAAGTATAATTTTGTTTTTACAATTAAATATTTCTAGCCCATTTTTTTTCAATTTTTATTTTTTTTTAATAATACTCTAAAATAAAAGCTTATCAACTTAATTATTTTTTAATCTTACAACTATATAGCTCTTGAACTTACTGAAACAAATTCATTGTAGAGAAACAAGTGACCTAAAATTCTGGGAAAAGGAAAGGAATATTCTTTGATAACTTTAAAACCAAGTTGACTAGTAAGATTTTGCAGTTTTGGAAAATTCATAAACTCAACATGGGTTGGATCGCTTTTATATCCAGCCTCTTGAGGAGTCATAATAATCAGTTTTCCTTCAGGCTTCAAATGAGTTAGATATTTTCGGCATAACTCTACAGCCTGATTTTGATTCATATGCTCAACCACATGAGATACTAACAATGAATCAAATCTTTGAGGCGTATTAAAAGTTGAATTGTGAAACTCTTCTGGTGTAAACACAGTAAGTCCACGATTTCTGGCAACTTTGATTGAGTTTAAATTATGGTCGATTCCGACCCCTTTTCCTTTCAGATTAATTAAATTTCTTCCTATGCCACAGCCAAGATCCAGCGTGAGACCTGGGTTTAATCGTTGAAGATTCCAACGATAAGGTGCTTGTACATCAATAAAACGTTTCCAACCAATCTGTTGTTTCGCTATTAAAAGCTCAGTGTAATCTCGCGCTTGAGTATTAGATACTTCGAGATTATTATCTTTGCGCTTCAATTTAACCTCCTAATCACCTATTGTTGTCAGTAAAAATTGCTTAGTGATTTTTTCAGTTTAATTAACTTCAACTAGATGTTGTTTGTAAACGAGCTTTTAATCGAGCGAAGACTCTTTCGAGAATACGAGAATCACGGAAATAACGATACCATCCTCTTGGTGTTAGAGAAACAAACTCTCCTCCCAGTTTGCATAAATTTGTCTTTTCACCATGCACCATCGCAGCTAAAGCTGTATTTACTTCGGTAGAAAACAAAGCTACTCTTCTAATTTTGAGTTTGTTATTAATATTAGTTTCCCATTTTGTCAAATGTTGTTCAAATACCGATCGCATTTGCTGGTGAAATTCACTTAAACTAGAACTTCGGCGAACTGTTTGCGAATTAGGATGAACCCGAAAAGCAGCCAGAGGTTGAGGATAATAAATTGTTTCACCGCTAGCAGCTATTTTTAACCAAAAATCCCAATCAGCCGTGTACCAAAGTTCCTCATTTAAACCACCTACATCAAGAGCTACTTTCCTGCTAAATACAGGTGCAGGAATAGCAATAAAATTCTGAACTAATAACCTCTCCATCATCAGTTCAGCTTTAATTACTGTAGGATAAGAAGGTAAGGGACATCGCCAAGTTCCTAAAGGCTTACCTTGAGTATCGATAAATAGAGAAGAGTGCAAATATAAATTAGCTTGAGGATAAGACGCGATCACTTCTTTGATATTTTTCAAACGATCTTGAAACCAAAGATCATCTTGATGCAAGAAACAAACATATTCACCTTGAGCCAAAGATAGTCCGTAATTAGTATTAGTAACCCAATTTCCAATCCGATTGCGTTTGATAATCTGGAGAGGTAGTTGATCTTGATAAGAATCCAAAATCTCCAGAGTTGTATCAGTAGAGCCATCATCTACCACAATACATTCAATCCCAGATTCCTGTTGCATCACAATTGAATCGAGTGCAGCAGCTAAATAATCTGCGCCGTTATAAGTAGGGATGATAACTGATAACCAAGGTTGATTCATGAAAAAACTAAGCTAATATTTTCAGAGCAAAAAGTTGATTTGGTTTTAACTATGCTTTAAGCCCAAAATACTCAAAAAGAAACTAGAAAACACAACTTGGACTCCCAAAGCTAAACAAGTAATTGCAGGAATCACAATTTTCATGACTTGAGTAGGATCTAATGAACCAAATAAATTCTGTTCCCAAATCCCAAAAGCATAGATCGAAGCAGTCACTCCCGCTACCAGTAGTATGCCACCACAAATCAATCCAGATTCAAGGTTGATATGACGCATCAATCTCTTCAAACGGCGATCCTCTGGTAGTAAACCTTCCCGAATTGCAAAAACTTTAGAAAATAAGGCAAAAGTAACGATCTGAAAACCAATAATAGTTGCTACCGCAGAATAAAGTAAGGTGTGAA from Stanieria cyanosphaera PCC 7437 encodes:
- a CDS encoding lysylphosphatidylglycerol synthase transmembrane domain-containing protein; the protein is MISTKNLVYAILSSSLGIFLVWLLIKLTPLEIDQIVNNLQNLNPVYVALVVITTFVHLWFTSYKWQIIAQKLTTNHHTPQKFYLYYIVFANLIAQFVPYQIGLTVVQGLAIKLHKVGTLSQGFFSLLYDQFFNLLIPILLLPPTLLLFLNKVSLSLAIFLSLGILLGTHIIILNWHKPLAILLFKWYKRLKHKAAKKPEIELDLSTEEIPILSTRFTLKVFWISVIRHFNWMLRSFFVVLAGKFAISFWAIAFTINLVQTAMIISITPANLGFMEWSWIGGLELLGVPALVASNFAVVQRILGVFAVIIIALGCWFSFGLDRFYFKKNELSQKNSWR
- a CDS encoding sulfotransferase family protein, producing the protein MKKPNLFIVGQPKSGTTALHQFLGQHPEIYMASIKEPHFFCDDFHQESDRYHQTQLFFDFREEKDYLKLFTKIKNEKIAGESSTQYLYSQVAAQKIYEFNPEAKIIIILREPATFLYSLHSHYVKFTEENEENFIKALTLESVRKSGKMLSPRVTSPSYLYYSERIKYYEQVKRYYDIFNSSQIKVILFEDFKNNNEQTYQEILKFLQVNPNFSPQYEAINVNKEVKFKALNNLANNQIIKNITKNIFSQEFNEFVRDKIVERFFWSEAPKSFMPKEIKIQLMKKFQPEVIRISELLGVDLVKQWGYDEI
- a CDS encoding class I SAM-dependent methyltransferase is translated as MKRKDNNLEVSNTQARDYTELLIAKQQIGWKRFIDVQAPYRWNLQRLNPGLTLDLGCGIGRNLINLKGKGVGIDHNLNSIKVARNRGLTVFTPEEFHNSTFNTPQRFDSLLVSHVVEHMNQNQAVELCRKYLTHLKPEGKLIIMTPQEAGYKSDPTHVEFMNFPKLQNLTSQLGFKVIKEYSFPFPRILGHLFLYNEFVSVSSRAI
- a CDS encoding glycosyltransferase produces the protein MNQPWLSVIIPTYNGADYLAAALDSIVMQQESGIECIVVDDGSTDTTLEILDSYQDQLPLQIIKRNRIGNWVTNTNYGLSLAQGEYVCFLHQDDLWFQDRLKNIKEVIASYPQANLYLHSSLFIDTQGKPLGTWRCPLPSYPTVIKAELMMERLLVQNFIAIPAPVFSRKVALDVGGLNEELWYTADWDFWLKIAASGETIYYPQPLAAFRVHPNSQTVRRSSSLSEFHQQMRSVFEQHLTKWETNINNKLKIRRVALFSTEVNTALAAMVHGEKTNLCKLGGEFVSLTPRGWYRYFRDSRILERVFARLKARLQTTSS